From Salvelinus fontinalis isolate EN_2023a chromosome 30, ASM2944872v1, whole genome shotgun sequence, one genomic window encodes:
- the oprm1 gene encoding mu-type opioid receptor isoform X2, with amino-acid sequence MESGGNTSNNPYHFSNLAMMNNSVFCRNFSDNMSLDAKCERTDNLTKDSTPVIIAIIITTLYSIVCVLGLVGNVLVMYVIIRYTKMKTATNIYIFNLALADALATSTLPFQSVNFLMGTWPFGDVLCKIVISIDYYNMFTSIFTLTTMSIDRYIAVCHPVKALDFRTPRNAKIVNVCNWILSSAIGLPVMFTALTTVTDNGIIDCTLIFPHPSWYWENLLKICVFIFAFIIPVLIITVCYGLMILRLKSVRMLSGSKEKDRNLRRITRMVLVVVAVFIICWTPIHIYVIIKALINIPNSLLQSVTWHFCIALGYTNSCLNPVLYAFLDENFKRCFREFCIPLNPSMLELQNSSRTRHHHHHQHQREQHSSANTVERSNQQV; translated from the exons ATGGAAAGCGGTGGCAACACGTCGAACAATCCGTACCATTTCTCAAATTTGGCCATGATGAACAATAGTGTTTTTTGTCGGAACTTCAGCGATAACATGAGTTTGGATGCCAAATGTGAGAGAACAGACAACCTGACCAAAGATTCGACACCAGTGATCATCGCGATTATAATCACGACTCTTTACTctattgtgtgtgtgcttggtctGGTGGGAAACGTGCTCGTCATGTATGTCATTATCAG ATACACTAAAATGAAGACCGCCACAAATATCTACATCTTCAACCTGGCCTTGGCTGATGCACTAGCCACCAGTACGCTGCCCTTCCAGAGTGTCAACTTCCTGATGGGGACCTGGCCGTTTGGAGACGTGCTGTGCAAGATAGTGATATCTATCGATTACTACAACATGTTCACCAGTATCTTCACCTTGACTACAATGAGTATTGACCGTTACATTGCAGTGTGCCACCCCGTCAAGGCCTTAGACTTCCGCACGCCCCGTAACGCGAAGATTGTCAAcgtgtgcaactggatcctgtccTCTGCCATCGGTCTGCCTGTCATGTTCACCGCCTTAACTACTGTAACCGATAATG GAATCATCGACTGCACTTTGATCTTCCCCCACCCATCCTGGTACTGGGAGAATCTTCTGAAGATCTGCGTCTTCATCTTTGCCTTCATCATCCCCGTCCTCATCATCACCGTGTGCTATGGGCTAATGATCTTGCGCCTGAAGAGCGTGCGCATGTTGTCCGGCTCCAAGGAGAAGGACCGCAACCTGCGCCGCATTACCCGCATGGTCCTGGTGGTGGTGGCCGTCTTCATCATCTGCTGGACGCCCATCCACATCTACGTTATCATCAAAGCCCTCATCAACATCCCCAACTCCCTGCTGCAGTCCGTCACCTGGCACTTCTGCATCGCGCTGGGCTACACCAACAGCTGCCTGAATCCGGTCCTCTACGCCTTCCTGGATGAGAACTTCAAACGCTGCTTCCGCGAGTTCTGCATCCCCTTGAATCCTTCGATGCTGGAGCTGCAGAATTCTTCTCGTacccgccaccaccaccaccaccagcaccagcGCGAGCAGCATTCCAGCGCCAACACGGTGGAGAGGTCCAATCAACAGGTATGA
- the oprm1 gene encoding mu-type opioid receptor isoform X1, which translates to MESGGNTSNNPYHFSNLAMMNNSVFCRNFSDNMSLDAKCERTDNLTKDSTPVIIAIIITTLYSIVCVLGLVGNVLVMYVIIRYTKMKTATNIYIFNLALADALATSTLPFQSVNFLMGTWPFGDVLCKIVISIDYYNMFTSIFTLTTMSIDRYIAVCHPVKALDFRTPRNAKIVNVCNWILSSAIGLPVMFTALTTVTDNGKYDRIIDCTLIFPHPSWYWENLLKICVFIFAFIIPVLIITVCYGLMILRLKSVRMLSGSKEKDRNLRRITRMVLVVVAVFIICWTPIHIYVIIKALINIPNSLLQSVTWHFCIALGYTNSCLNPVLYAFLDENFKRCFREFCIPLNPSMLELQNSSRTRHHHHHQHQREQHSSANTVERSNQQV; encoded by the exons ATGGAAAGCGGTGGCAACACGTCGAACAATCCGTACCATTTCTCAAATTTGGCCATGATGAACAATAGTGTTTTTTGTCGGAACTTCAGCGATAACATGAGTTTGGATGCCAAATGTGAGAGAACAGACAACCTGACCAAAGATTCGACACCAGTGATCATCGCGATTATAATCACGACTCTTTACTctattgtgtgtgtgcttggtctGGTGGGAAACGTGCTCGTCATGTATGTCATTATCAG ATACACTAAAATGAAGACCGCCACAAATATCTACATCTTCAACCTGGCCTTGGCTGATGCACTAGCCACCAGTACGCTGCCCTTCCAGAGTGTCAACTTCCTGATGGGGACCTGGCCGTTTGGAGACGTGCTGTGCAAGATAGTGATATCTATCGATTACTACAACATGTTCACCAGTATCTTCACCTTGACTACAATGAGTATTGACCGTTACATTGCAGTGTGCCACCCCGTCAAGGCCTTAGACTTCCGCACGCCCCGTAACGCGAAGATTGTCAAcgtgtgcaactggatcctgtccTCTGCCATCGGTCTGCCTGTCATGTTCACCGCCTTAACTACTGTAACCGATAATGGCAAGTACGACA GAATCATCGACTGCACTTTGATCTTCCCCCACCCATCCTGGTACTGGGAGAATCTTCTGAAGATCTGCGTCTTCATCTTTGCCTTCATCATCCCCGTCCTCATCATCACCGTGTGCTATGGGCTAATGATCTTGCGCCTGAAGAGCGTGCGCATGTTGTCCGGCTCCAAGGAGAAGGACCGCAACCTGCGCCGCATTACCCGCATGGTCCTGGTGGTGGTGGCCGTCTTCATCATCTGCTGGACGCCCATCCACATCTACGTTATCATCAAAGCCCTCATCAACATCCCCAACTCCCTGCTGCAGTCCGTCACCTGGCACTTCTGCATCGCGCTGGGCTACACCAACAGCTGCCTGAATCCGGTCCTCTACGCCTTCCTGGATGAGAACTTCAAACGCTGCTTCCGCGAGTTCTGCATCCCCTTGAATCCTTCGATGCTGGAGCTGCAGAATTCTTCTCGTacccgccaccaccaccaccaccagcaccagcGCGAGCAGCATTCCAGCGCCAACACGGTGGAGAGGTCCAATCAACAGGTATGA